The sequence GAAAAGTACTTTAACACCTGAAGGACCAGTTTACAACCCAATTAAAGAATATAAAATCGAGTGATTTAATGGATTTTAACTCAATATTAAATGAGATTAAACCCACAGAATCAGAAAACAAGGAAATACAGGATATGTCTAGAGATATTCTAGACTATCTTACTTTTGAATGTGAAAAAAGAAATGTTGATGCTGAAATTTTTCTTGTAGGCTCTGTATCTAAAGGTACATATCTCAAGGGAAAATCAGACATTGATGTTTTTATTTCATTTCCATTGGACACTCCTGTAGAGGAGTTAAAAGAAACTGGACTTATTTTAGGTTATGCTTGCAGCGACCATTTTGATGGAGAAGCTGGTGAACATTATGCATCACATCCATATATTACCAGCAAGATTGACAAATTTGAAGTGGACTTTGTACCATGTTACAGAATCCGTGACGGAAGTGAGCTTAAATCAGCTGTTGACCGTACCATATTGCACACAAATTACATTAAAAAACATCTTCAGGAATATCAGAAGGATGAAGTGCTTCTTTTAAAAAGATTCATGGACATGACTGGAACTTACGGCTCAGAATTCAAGGTCGGCGGATTTGCAGGATACCTGTGTGAATTGCTTATTATAAAGTATGGAACCTTTGAAAACACTTTAAACGAAGCTTCAAATTGGAGATACGGTCATGTTATAGATTTGGAGAATTATGGAACATCCAAGATGTTTAAAGATCCTTTGGTTGTTATCGATCCTACAGATAAAAATCGTAATGTAGGTGCTGCTTTAAGACTTGACAAAATGGCCGAATTCATTCAATCCGCAAGAAATTATCTGAATTCAGACAATAAACTGGCTTATTTTTACCCGATAGAAAAAAATATTTCTAAGGATTATGTAATAAAATCATTTGATGAAAGGGGAAGCGATGTTATTGCATTGCAATTTAGAATTCCTGAAATTCCCTTAGACACTTTACATCCCCAACTTATGAAAACCGTTGGATCAATTGCTGAAAGGTTGGATGGGAATGGTTTTAATGTTTTTAATTATGGATATTGGACTGATGAGGAGAGCGTAGCAATATTTGTATTTGAGATGGCAAATGCTGTACTTAATAAGGTAGATATCAATAAAGGCCCTAAAATATTTATTAAAAAGGCTTGCAAACAATTTATTGATGCTCATGGCATTGAAAACTGTTTTGTTCAGGACGACTATCTTGTGCAGGCCATTGAAAGGAAACATGATACTGCTGAAGGTTTCATTGATGACCTATTAACCGAGAAGAACATCACTAAGATTAAGGTTGGCAAGAACCTTACGGAATCCATTTTGGACAGCTATTCCTTTTGTGAACTAGAGGATCTTGTCCTTTCTGATGATTTTTGGAGTTTTTGCGATGATTTGATAGTTCCAGGACAATATATTCGCAGATAGCTTTATATATTATAAATTTTATTTCTTAGGTAACGAACAATATACAAAATACTATTTCTTAAACAAAACAAATTCTGAA is a genomic window of Methanobrevibacter sp. containing:
- the cca gene encoding CCA tRNA nucleotidyltransferase; this translates as MDFNSILNEIKPTESENKEIQDMSRDILDYLTFECEKRNVDAEIFLVGSVSKGTYLKGKSDIDVFISFPLDTPVEELKETGLILGYACSDHFDGEAGEHYASHPYITSKIDKFEVDFVPCYRIRDGSELKSAVDRTILHTNYIKKHLQEYQKDEVLLLKRFMDMTGTYGSEFKVGGFAGYLCELLIIKYGTFENTLNEASNWRYGHVIDLENYGTSKMFKDPLVVIDPTDKNRNVGAALRLDKMAEFIQSARNYLNSDNKLAYFYPIEKNISKDYVIKSFDERGSDVIALQFRIPEIPLDTLHPQLMKTVGSIAERLDGNGFNVFNYGYWTDEESVAIFVFEMANAVLNKVDINKGPKIFIKKACKQFIDAHGIENCFVQDDYLVQAIERKHDTAEGFIDDLLTEKNITKIKVGKNLTESILDSYSFCELEDLVLSDDFWSFCDDLIVPGQYIRR